Part of the Flavobacterium sp. MDT1-60 genome, GGGATGGAACTTTCAACAAAACTCCGTTACCAGCTTCTGATTATTGGTATGCCTTAAAAATTGATAATACTCAACCCGTTTTGAGAGGTCATTTTTCTTTAAAAAGATGATACTAATTAGACAATGTGTCAATTTGATAATTAGGTAATGGCCTGGAATACTAAAACAATTATCTAATTTTCTAATTGGCGAATTAACACATTATCCTATTTTATTCTGAATTTCATTCAATATAAAAAGATAATCTTCGTGTTTTTTTACAAAATCACGATCGGAAACATCAATGATTAAAACATTTAAATCAGTCTGGGATTTGATATAATCTAAATAGCCCGTATTGATTTTATCCAAATATGCTGCCTCGATATTCTGTTCGTAATTTCTGCCACGCTTTTTAATATTCTGAAGCAAACGCTCCGTGTTTTGATATAAATAAATATACAAATCAGGCTTTGGCATTTCTTTATAAATAATGTCGAATAAGTTTCTGTACAAACGATATTCATCTTCGGCAAGCGTTATTTTAGCAAAAATCAATGACTTAAAAATATGATAATCGGCTACTACGAAATCTTTAAACAAATCAAATTGAGCCAGATCATCTGATAATTGCTGATAGCGATCGGCCAAAAAAGACATTTCAAGCGGAAAAGCATATCTATTTTGATCTTTATAAAATTTGGGTAAAAACGGATTATCTGCAAAACGTTCCAGAACAGTTTTGGCATTAAAATCATCTGCAATTTTATTTACTAACGTTGTTTTTCCTGCACCAATATTTCCTTCAAAAGCAATATAATTAAACCTTTCCAGTGGAATTTCCTGCAAAGGATTTTTTAACTTCTGAACAACTGTACAAACACTATCATCTGGTGTAA contains:
- the folK gene encoding 2-amino-4-hydroxy-6-hydroxymethyldihydropteridine diphosphokinase, which gives rise to MKSQHQIVLSIGSNQGNRLENIESCIALIHQEVGTVIQVSKLYETPAWGFESDAFYNCALLLHSASSAHKILNQILKVEKQLGRIRSNQEGYQSRIIDVDLIVFDDEIIDSEKLQVPHPLMQNRKFVLMPMEDLKLNWKHPVFQKSISELIAVTPDDSVCTVVQKLKNPLQEIPLERFNYIAFEGNIGAGKTTLVNKIADDFNAKTVLERFADNPFLPKFYKDQNRYAFPLEMSFLADRYQQLSDDLAQFDLFKDFVVADYHIFKSLIFAKITLAEDEYRLYRNLFDIIYKEMPKPDLYIYLYQNTERLLQNIKKRGRNYEQNIEAAYLDKINTGYLDYIKSQTDLNVLIIDVSDRDFVKKHEDYLFILNEIQNKIG